A single region of the Rhodopirellula bahusiensis genome encodes:
- a CDS encoding F0F1 ATP synthase subunit epsilon codes for MSIRCVVVTPERTELDREADFVALPMFDGELGVQRGRAPMIGRLGYGVLRLQTVSGPERYFVDGGFAQVEDDVVNVLTGRAIPVDLLDNDEATKTLAEALDMPSSTPEQAQIKDAAVRRARGQLRASR; via the coding sequence ATGTCCATTCGATGTGTCGTCGTCACGCCCGAACGAACCGAATTGGATCGGGAAGCTGACTTTGTAGCCTTGCCGATGTTCGATGGCGAACTGGGCGTTCAGCGCGGTCGTGCACCGATGATTGGCCGTCTCGGCTACGGTGTGTTGCGTCTGCAAACGGTCAGCGGACCCGAACGTTACTTCGTCGACGGGGGTTTCGCCCAAGTCGAGGATGACGTCGTGAACGTTTTGACCGGACGAGCGATCCCTGTGGATTTGCTCGACAATGACGAGGCCACCAAGACATTGGCGGAAGCACTGGACATGCCCAGCAGCACTCCCGAGCAAGCTCAAATCAAAGACGCCGCCGTGCGTCGAGCCCGCGGGCAACTGCGAGCCAGCCGCTAA
- the atpD gene encoding F0F1 ATP synthase subunit beta yields the protein MSTATATGRVTQVIGSTFDAEFPEGQLPKIYNALTIQSEHKGVTIDLTGEVQQHLGGGRVRAIALGSTEGMMRGMDVVDTGKPVSVPVGKATLGRVFNVLGQPIDKRGDVQADDYWPIHRQAPPVNELSTNTELFETGIKVVDLLTPFVRGGKAGLFGGAGLGKTVILTELIARIASSHGGYSVFAGVGERTREGTDLWLEMQETEIGSTGRNVIEQTCMVFGQMNEPPGSRLRVALSALTMAEYFRDTTGADTLLFVDNIFRFSQAGSEVSALLGRMPSAVGYQPTLATEMGALQERITSTKQGAITSVQAVYVPADDPTDPAPATAFGQLDAFIYLERSISEKGIYPAIDPLASNSRILDPQYVGDRHYTIARRVQTILQRYRELQDIIAILGVDELSEEDKTIVHRARRIERFLSQPFLVAEVFIGKPGEITSLEDTIRSFEGICDGKYDHLPEQAFMYVGAIEQAEEQAKKMESK from the coding sequence ATGTCCACTGCAACCGCCACCGGCCGCGTCACTCAAGTCATCGGTTCAACCTTTGATGCCGAGTTTCCTGAAGGTCAACTGCCAAAGATCTACAACGCTTTGACAATCCAAAGCGAGCACAAAGGGGTCACCATTGACCTGACCGGCGAAGTGCAACAACACCTCGGTGGTGGTCGTGTTCGTGCGATCGCTTTGGGTTCTACCGAAGGCATGATGCGGGGCATGGACGTGGTCGACACTGGCAAGCCAGTTTCGGTTCCCGTCGGAAAAGCCACCTTGGGCCGCGTCTTCAACGTGCTCGGTCAACCCATCGATAAACGTGGTGATGTTCAAGCCGACGACTACTGGCCCATTCACCGTCAAGCTCCTCCCGTCAACGAGCTGTCGACGAACACGGAGTTGTTCGAAACGGGCATCAAGGTGGTTGACCTTCTGACGCCGTTTGTTCGTGGTGGTAAGGCTGGTTTGTTCGGTGGTGCGGGTCTGGGCAAGACCGTGATTCTGACCGAGCTGATCGCTCGGATCGCATCGAGCCACGGTGGTTACTCGGTCTTCGCTGGTGTGGGTGAACGAACTCGCGAAGGCACCGACCTCTGGTTGGAAATGCAAGAAACTGAGATCGGTTCGACCGGTCGCAACGTGATCGAGCAAACCTGCATGGTGTTCGGTCAGATGAACGAGCCACCAGGATCACGTCTTCGTGTTGCTCTGTCCGCACTGACCATGGCGGAATACTTCCGCGACACAACCGGTGCTGACACGCTGTTGTTCGTCGACAACATCTTCCGCTTCTCGCAAGCCGGTTCGGAAGTGTCCGCACTTCTCGGACGGATGCCATCGGCTGTGGGTTACCAGCCCACACTGGCAACCGAAATGGGTGCTCTTCAAGAACGGATTACCTCGACCAAGCAAGGTGCTATTACATCGGTGCAAGCCGTTTACGTGCCTGCCGATGACCCGACTGACCCCGCACCGGCCACGGCGTTCGGTCAGCTCGACGCGTTCATTTACCTTGAGCGTTCGATTTCGGAAAAAGGGATCTATCCCGCCATCGACCCGTTGGCTTCGAACTCGCGAATTTTGGACCCTCAGTACGTCGGCGACCGTCACTACACGATCGCCCGCCGCGTTCAAACGATCTTGCAACGTTACCGCGAACTGCAAGACATCATCGCGATTCTCGGTGTGGACGAACTCAGCGAAGAAGACAAGACCATCGTTCACCGCGCACGCCGCATCGAACGATTCCTGTCGCAACCCTTCCTGGTCGCAGAAGTCTTCATCGGCAAACCTGGTGAAATCACGTCTCTCGAAGACACGATCCGCAGCTTCGAAGGAATCTGTGACGGCAAGTACGATCACCTGCCCGAGCAAGCGTTCATGTACGTCGGTGCGATCGAGCAAGCCGAAGAGCAAGCCAAGAAGATGGAGTCCAAGTAA
- the atpG gene encoding ATP synthase F1 subunit gamma has product MANARALDKRRKSIRNIRKITRTMELIATARYKKAMDRAAAATAYTEQITKIVSRLADAGLDVQHPLLEQREKINTTRVLVLASNRGLCGGYNASILRTALPRIKSLRESIPNVIIDASGKRGVNGLKFRGIDTEQQFLQFEDQPAYDDVEKIAEGYLAEYITGKIDRLDVVYTKFISTSKQEAVIETLLPLGSLADESDSDLAGSDETNAEYEFLPSAESILEEVVPTSFKVKLFKCFLDAAVSEQVARMIAMKGATESAGDMIKQLSMTYNRARQSQITGEIMEIIGGVEALEG; this is encoded by the coding sequence ATGGCCAACGCACGTGCCCTCGATAAACGACGCAAGTCGATTCGCAACATCCGCAAGATCACGCGGACGATGGAGCTGATCGCAACGGCTCGGTACAAAAAAGCAATGGACCGCGCTGCCGCGGCCACGGCTTACACCGAGCAGATCACCAAAATTGTCTCGCGGCTCGCTGATGCCGGGTTGGACGTGCAGCACCCGCTGTTGGAACAACGCGAAAAGATCAACACGACCCGTGTTCTGGTTCTGGCCAGCAACCGTGGTTTGTGCGGCGGATACAACGCGTCGATTTTGCGTACCGCTCTGCCCCGCATCAAATCGCTTCGCGAATCGATTCCGAACGTCATCATCGACGCCAGCGGCAAACGCGGTGTCAACGGTTTGAAGTTTCGTGGCATCGACACCGAACAGCAGTTCCTGCAGTTCGAAGATCAACCTGCATACGACGACGTCGAGAAGATCGCTGAAGGTTATTTGGCCGAATACATCACCGGCAAAATTGACCGGTTGGATGTCGTCTACACCAAGTTCATCAGCACATCGAAGCAAGAGGCCGTGATCGAAACCTTGCTTCCACTTGGTTCACTGGCCGATGAATCGGATTCCGATTTGGCTGGTTCAGACGAAACCAATGCCGAATACGAATTCCTTCCATCGGCGGAAAGCATTTTGGAAGAGGTCGTGCCGACCAGTTTCAAAGTCAAGTTGTTCAAGTGTTTCCTGGATGCTGCGGTGAGCGAGCAGGTCGCTCGAATGATCGCGATGAAGGGAGCCACCGAGAGTGCCGGCGACATGATCAAACAGTTGTCGATGACCTACAACCGAGCCCGTCAAAGTCAAATCACCGGCGAAATCATGGAAATCATCGGCGGTGTCGAGGCCCTGGAAGGCTAA